Genomic DNA from Taurinivorans muris:
AAAACTTTTATTTCTTTGCTCCCCTGCTTATAGTCCTGCACGTTCAAGGCAAGCGCTTCCGAAATACGCAAACCGGAACCATAGAGCAATTCCATCAAGGCATTGTCCCGATAAAAAAATTCATCTTCAAAATCCGTTTTTTCTTCATCAAGCATGCTGACCACCTGATCGACGTTAAGCATGGCGGGATGATGAATTTCCTGCTTAGGGTTCCGCACGCCGAGCATGGGGTTTTTCTGAACGTATTTTTTTTGCAGCATGAAACGGTAAAATGACCGCAAACAGGAAAGTTTTCTCGCCATGGAACTTTTATGTATTTTCTGCTTGTATAAAAAAACAAGAAATTCCTGAATATCTTTCTTGTGCACATTTTCCAGCTGCGCAAGGCTTTTCCCCTTTTCCCGCAAAAAAATTTCAAATTCCCGCAAATCAATGCGGTACGCGCTGACAGTCGCCGAAGAACAGTTTTTCTGAAATTCCAAATGGGCGAGGAAAAGAACAACATTTTTGCAAGCTTCAAAAGGTTCTTTATTCATCATAAACCCTATACCTCGCCCCTGCTTCTTTGATTATTGCGCCTTCAACTTCCAATAGCAAAAGTTCGGATGAGAGCGCCGCCATATCCGTTTCCGCTTGTCCAGACTGCAAAAACCGCATGATTTCGTCAGCGGATAACGCCCCGTTTTTCGCCAATATCCGCACAATGGGATTATCGCTTTGAAGTATCCGCCTTTTTTCTTTCTTTTTGGGCGCGGGTATTGCGAGGGTTGCGGGAGTCGCGGGAGTCGCAGAAGAAGCGCTCTTTTTCTTGGAACCGAGCTTTTTTGCAGGATTTTCTTTCATCAAAATATGCCGCGCCATTTCCCCGAAATCAAGGGACATGGGCATGAGTTCCTCGTCGGCTTTAGGACGGGCAAGCAATAAACGGGCCTTATTTTTTTTCTTGTCTGACGGTACGGGATAAATATGCGTTTCCTGCCGCGCATTATTCGTACCGCTCCGCTCCTGAGGCAAATCTTCGTTTTTTATTTGGGCGCTTTTTACAGAATTTTCTTCGCCTGTACCGTTTTTTGCGGAATGTTCCGCAGCCAAGCTTTTTTCTGCGCCGCGTTCCAAGCTGTTTTCATTTCGTATCGGCAACGCTGTATTATCGCTGATATTTCGTTTTTCGGCACTGTTTTTTCCCGAAGAGTTTTTTAACAGATTTTCATACTGCAAGGACAAATAAGGCACTAAATCCGCAACAATGGCATAACTGTCATCAACAAGCAAAGCACCCTCTTCAAGCAGTTTTTGTCCGCCGAGGCTGTGTTTTTCCGTCAAGGGACGGCAAACATAAACATTCTTATTTTGCTCCAAAGCAAGACGGGCTGTTATCAAACTGCCGCTTTTCAAAGCCGCCTCAACAATGAGGACGCCCTCCGAAATACCGGTGATAAGCCTGTTTCTGACAGGAAAATTTCGTGCACTCGCCTGCGCAAAAGGTGGAAACTCACTGATTAAAAGCCCGTGTTCGGCTATGCTGTGATATAATTCCTCATGCTTTTGCGGATAGACAACATCAATGCCGGTGCCTAGAACCGCAATGGTTTTTCCCTGCGCTTCCAAAGCCCCTTTATGGGCTGACCGGTCAATGCCGAGAGCCATTCCGGAAACAATGACAATGCCTAGACCGGACAATTCCCTTGCTATTTCCTCTGCTTTTGCTTCGCTTTGCCAAGAAGCTTTTCTTGAGCCGACAACGGCGAGGGCGGGCGAAGAAAGCAAAGCACTGTCGCCTCTTGCGTAAAAAAAAGGCGGCGCATCGATAATCTGTTTTAATGCAAGCGGATAACGGTAATCCGTCCACAAAACAATTTCGCAATCAATCTTGCGGGCGTCCTGCCATTCCTGCAAAGCTTTTCCGCGCCATGTGCCGTTCTTAAGACACGTGCGGGCAGCTGATGGAATTTTTTGGGCGAACGTATCGATATTGGCAAGAGCCTGTTTTGAAGACAAACATTCATACGCCTGATAGGCAGACCCGTAATGCCGCAGCAGCTTTGCCGATAAACGGGGACTCATTCCCCCGCAATAGCGCAAAGCAAGGCTAGCCCAAAATTCCTTTTTGGCTTGCCCGGTCAGCCTATCAAGAGCGTTCATGCCTTATTGCGCACCCATGGCTCTTGCTTTTTGCGCCGCGCCGGACTGCGGCCAATCCTCGATAAGCACGAGATAATGCAGGCTCGCATTTTCCTTATCCCCGAGGCGTGCGTAGCTCATCGCTGTTTTCAATAAGGAATCCGCTGTCTTAGGGTGCTTCGGATACCTTGTCTGCACTTCTTTGAAAGAGAAAATCGCCTGCGGATAAATAGCCCTTGCATACAAGGTTTCTCCTTTCCAATACAAGGCATTCGGCGCAAGCACATCTTGCGGATATTTAGCTAAAAACTCGTCAAAAACTTTTTCAGAAGCGGCATATTGCTTCTTCTGATACAAATTGTAAGCCTTATCGTATAATTGCCTGCTTGTCTGCGGCTGATCAGTTGTTTGAGCCGCCGTAGGAGGCTGATTCGCTTCAGCTTGAACCGTCGGTGCGGTTTGGTTTTGTACAGGCTGTGCCTGCTGCGCTTGAACCGCTTGTCCTGTTCCAGATTGCGTTCCCTGTTGCGCCTGAGCTGTTTGCCCAATCGTTTCAACCGTTTTTTCGGAAGCTTGCGCTGAAGTTTCCGCTTTCAGCTCTTTGCCTGCAGGATTTTGCCCGGCATTT
This window encodes:
- a CDS encoding tyrosine recombinase XerC, with amino-acid sequence MMNKEPFEACKNVVLFLAHLEFQKNCSSATVSAYRIDLREFEIFLREKGKSLAQLENVHKKDIQEFLVFLYKQKIHKSSMARKLSCLRSFYRFMLQKKYVQKNPMLGVRNPKQEIHHPAMLNVDQVVSMLDEEKTDFEDEFFYRDNALMELLYGSGLRISEALALNVQDYKQGSKEIKVFGKGGKERFVPLSDTCRQALRVWLEKRTALASEHTEKAFFIGKRGKRLNRREANRIIEYYRKKAGIATHVSVHDLRHSFATHLLEGGADLRSVQELLGHSKIATTQRYTHLDMDALMKSYDNAHPLADTVPENLTKAGDKK
- the dprA gene encoding DNA-processing protein DprA is translated as MNALDRLTGQAKKEFWASLALRYCGGMSPRLSAKLLRHYGSAYQAYECLSSKQALANIDTFAQKIPSAARTCLKNGTWRGKALQEWQDARKIDCEIVLWTDYRYPLALKQIIDAPPFFYARGDSALLSSPALAVVGSRKASWQSEAKAEEIARELSGLGIVIVSGMALGIDRSAHKGALEAQGKTIAVLGTGIDVVYPQKHEELYHSIAEHGLLISEFPPFAQASARNFPVRNRLITGISEGVLIVEAALKSGSLITARLALEQNKNVYVCRPLTEKHSLGGQKLLEEGALLVDDSYAIVADLVPYLSLQYENLLKNSSGKNSAEKRNISDNTALPIRNENSLERGAEKSLAAEHSAKNGTGEENSVKSAQIKNEDLPQERSGTNNARQETHIYPVPSDKKKNKARLLLARPKADEELMPMSLDFGEMARHILMKENPAKKLGSKKKSASSATPATPATLAIPAPKKKEKRRILQSDNPIVRILAKNGALSADEIMRFLQSGQAETDMAALSSELLLLEVEGAIIKEAGARYRVYDE
- the ybgF gene encoding tol-pal system protein YbgF, translating into MKKFLYIMPVLLLSACSSVNTQQNQRLESIEEKVDALLVYNNKTYDIMVDNELRISELEKDAKVRGVPVPQKNITVDSLPSPHAVIKNEEPQPLPEQEASAVKNVGALTGQDLTSQDLANQPLTKAEEKNQLQVTENIVEAPKQEQAAETGKQIAASGKPQETAVQTATQPEQKANAGQNPAGKELKAETSAQASEKTVETIGQTAQAQQGTQSGTGQAVQAQQAQPVQNQTAPTVQAEANQPPTAAQTTDQPQTSRQLYDKAYNLYQKKQYAASEKVFDEFLAKYPQDVLAPNALYWKGETLYARAIYPQAIFSFKEVQTRYPKHPKTADSLLKTAMSYARLGDKENASLHYLVLIEDWPQSGAAQKARAMGAQ